The following coding sequences are from one Musa acuminata AAA Group cultivar baxijiao chromosome BXJ2-4, Cavendish_Baxijiao_AAA, whole genome shotgun sequence window:
- the LOC135610110 gene encoding replication protein A 14 kDa subunit-like: MDTSSPAVFVNAEILKMYLGRRVRAVIQVMRNDAGVIVGQSTDGNQITVKGAQAVPPSHYVEVIGIADGSQSIRAEICTDFGQSFDMSAYNGLCQLANGKFKNLFL; encoded by the exons ATGGATACATCGAGTCCTGCAGTTTTTGTTAATGCCGAGATTCTGAAAATGTATCTGGGAAGGAGAGTTCGGGCGGTGATTCAAGTGATGCGAAATGACGCTGGGGTTATTGTGGGACAATCAACTGATGGGAATCAAATAACCGTTAAGGGCGCTCAGGCCGTCCCTCCGTCTCATTATGTGGAGGTCATTGGAATTGCTGATGGAAGTCAGTCGATTAGAGCTGAAATTTGTACCGACTTTGGCCAATCATTTG ATATGTCAGCTTACAATGGGCTCTGCCAGCTTGCAAATGGCAAATTCAAGAATCTATTCCTTTAG
- the LOC135581689 gene encoding uncharacterized protein LOC135581689: protein MGSEGGGGGGGLFHLFGWNRKSRKKLFPDGNASSEKTIQGNKHDDNMPTSRFHLIEQNQFERVASTKAGSRSAGASSVTNEEGSGLRTPGVIARLMGLDYIPASGISEPYSTPLHDLSSIRDDNSRTVMYGNDDFYHEVTRRVICSGRPELKSQNMPGGPIEEFQTDLMPCRVAKTVAITHQKLLSPVKNPSFISSDSASYIIEAAANVLESELHGGSMGGIQSFKAPLNPSKDHNLNGIIALPRKILMSTESSEGITEPDAPGSLQEWALRRSLKGLKDSTIGQAFPNTNEAHPFAAKGMLNGTKSVPGDASFKKNKIANEHSGNAKVGYPKKDTELPDINKDRLPAGYKNITRKKSLVKQSSCSQRNMFYHDISLDRHGKQVQHNVVMDEHLRWHYDNTQNSVDVVSFTFTAPIRKPMPASQASSLEVEMQDKNYGHSENPCDAAECSDRETSSHLKLHEADVDCLGIILERKMWELTSRVQSPYCKLVNRGGVPAYASVLGDSISAFTEPSIAPAEHKMDLLLRSYDDELSGSFESDSLSSDQAESISYKLQEVKMVDCNSSGVDEKCCHQDQSPLSCYSTESWDNAHGSKMGSSSKLSNLVSPFVHNGDGQMVTEIGISCHSNACSQELGYVREILTNTGFTFQDLIPCAIDHSFEILDPILFDKLEETRTSTAHNVGEVKKLKMRRKMLFDSVNECLDSKCSRYFRAGYHSWAQGVVVAMKELAEELYKEISGWNGTGDGIVDELVNESMNTHLGCWTRFEIEAFEAGVEMERRVFNSLVDEVVVDFS from the exons ATGGGTTCTgagggtggaggtggaggtggaggtttgTTTCATCTGTTTGGTTGGAACCGGAAGTCACGCAAGAAATTGTTCCCTGATGGAAATGCTTCGTCTG AGAAAACAATCCAAGGGAATAAGCATGATGATAATATGCCAACCTCACGGTTTCATCTG ATTGAGCAGAATCAGTTTGAGAGAGTAGCAAGCACTAAGGCAGGCAGTCGCTCTGCTGGTGCTTCTTCGGTAACTAATGAAGAGGGAAGTGGATTAAGAACTCCTGGGGTTATAGCCAGGCTTATGGGTTTGGATTATATACCAGCTTCAGGCATTTCTGAGCCTTATTCTACACCCTTACACGACTTGAGCTCGATTCGGGATGACAATAGTAGAACTGTAATGTATGGTAATGATGATTTCTACCATGAGGTTACAAGAAGGGTTATCTGTTCTGGAAGACCAGAGTTGAAGTCCCAAAATATGCCAGGCGGCCCGATCGAGGAATTCCAAACAGATTTGATGCCTTGCAGAGTAGCTAAAACTGTTGCAATCACTCACCAAAAATTGCTTTCTCCTGTTAAAAATCCTAGTTTCATCTCTTCTGATAGTGCATCTTACATAATTGAAGCAGCAGCAAATGTTCTTGAGTCAGAACTTCATGGTGGTAGCATGGGTGGCATTCAGTCTTTCAAGGCACCTTTGAATCCTTctaaagatcataatttgaatgggATCATAGCACTACCTAGAAAGATATTGATGTCTACAGAATCATCTGAAGGAATTACCGAGCCAGATGCTCCTGGATCTCTTCAAGAATGGGCCTTGAGAAGAAGTTTGAAGGGGTTAAAAGATAGTACAATTGGTCAAGCCTTTCCAAATACTAATGAAGCCCATCCTTTTGCTGCTAAAGGCATGCTAAATGGGACGAAATCTGTCCCTGGAGATGCCTCTTTTAAAAAGAACAAGATTGCAAATGAACATTCTGGCAATGCTAAAGTTGGCTACCCAAAGAAAGATACAGAACTTCCTGACATTAACAAGGATAGATTGCCAGCAGGTTACAAGAACATTACACGAAAAAAAAGTTTGGTAAAGCAGAGCTCCTGCTCCCAAAGGAACATGTTCTATCATGACATATCGCTAGATAGACATGGAAAACAGGTTCAGCATAATGTTGTGATGGATGAACATTTAAGATGGCACTATGACAACACACAAAACTCTGTGGATGTTGTATCCTTTACATTTACAGCTCCTATAAGAAAGCCAATGCCTGCATCACAGGCTTCCAGTCTTGAGGTGGAGATGCAGGACAAAAATTATGGCCATTCCGAGAATCCTTGTGATGCTGCTGAATGTTCAGACAGGGAGACATCGTCCCATCTCAAACTGCATGAGGCAGATGTTGATTGTTTGGGTATTATTTTAGAAAGAAAGATGTGGGAATTAACATCAAGGGTTCAGTCACCTTATTGTAAATTAGTTAATAGAGGTGGTGTTCCAGCGTATGCATCTGTTTTGGGTGATTCAATTTCTGCTTTTACTGAACCAAGTATTGCACCTGCCGAACACAAAATGGATTTATTATTGAGGTCCTATGATGATGAACTATCTGGTAGCTTTGAATCAGACTCATTATCTAGTGATCAGGCAGAAAGCATTAGCTATAAGCTGCAG GAAGTGAAAATGGTGGACTGTAATAGTAGCGGTGTGGATGAAAAGTGTTGTCATCAAGATCAGAGTCCTCTTTCCTGCTACTCAACTGAGAGCTGGGATAATGCTCATG GAAGCAAGATGGGCTCCAGTTCGAAATTATCCAACTTGGTGTCACCATTTGTTCATAATGGAGATGGACAAATGGTCACAGAAATTGGCATAAGTTGTCATTCTAATGCATGCAGCCAGGAACTTGGGTATGTGAGGGAGATACTAACCAACACAGGCTTTACATTCCAGGATTTGATACCTTGTGCGATCGACCATTCATTCGAGATACTTGATCCTATTCTTTTCGACAAGTTGGAAGAGACTAGAACCTCCACTGCACACAATGTAGGAGAGGTGAAAAAGCTCAAGATGAGAAGGAAGATGCTGTTTGATTCCGTGAATGAATGTTTGGACAGCAAGTGCAGCCGCTACTTCCGGGCAGGATATCATTCATGGGCACAAGGGGTGGTTGTTGCCATGAAAGAGTTGGCCGAGGAACTGTACAAGGAGATTTCAGGATGGAATGGCACTGGAGATGGGATTGTCGATGAACTAGTGAATGAAAGCATGAACACTCATCTAGGTTGCTGGACTCGCTTTGAAATTGAAGCATTCGAAGCCGGAGTTGAGATGGAACGAAGGGTCTTTAATTCCCTAGTTGATGAAGTAGTTGTCGATTTCTCGTGA